A stretch of Bradyrhizobium sp. CCBAU 53338 DNA encodes these proteins:
- a CDS encoding SDR family NAD(P)-dependent oxidoreductase yields the protein MAKDSLCAIVTGSASGLGAATAEILAATGARLVINYSSSQKEAEATAELCRKAGAAEVLVAQGDVSKDDDCRRIVAAASGWGKLDILVNNAGTTKHVAHGNLDGLSAEDFQRLYGVNTIGPFQMVRAARSLLEAGANGSGRPSAVVNISSVAGISGVGSSIAYAASKGALNTMTLSLSRALAPLIRVNTVCPGYIDTPWFTKGRGEEQAKQVRDSVVAKVPLKVASSAEDIARLVCFLAMPASSNMTGEVVRMDAGMHLIT from the coding sequence ATGGCCAAGGACAGTTTGTGCGCAATCGTGACGGGGTCCGCATCCGGTCTCGGCGCGGCGACTGCGGAAATTCTCGCAGCGACCGGGGCACGGCTCGTCATCAACTATTCGTCGAGCCAGAAGGAAGCCGAGGCCACCGCCGAGCTCTGCCGCAAGGCGGGTGCTGCGGAAGTGCTGGTGGCGCAAGGCGATGTCTCGAAGGATGATGATTGCCGCAGGATCGTCGCCGCCGCGAGCGGCTGGGGCAAGCTCGACATCCTCGTCAACAATGCCGGCACCACCAAGCATGTCGCCCATGGCAATCTCGACGGGCTCTCGGCGGAAGATTTCCAGCGGCTCTACGGCGTCAACACCATCGGCCCGTTCCAGATGGTGCGCGCTGCGCGCAGCCTGCTCGAGGCTGGTGCAAACGGGTCGGGGCGTCCATCGGCCGTGGTCAACATTTCCTCCGTTGCCGGCATCAGCGGTGTCGGCTCGTCGATTGCATATGCTGCAAGCAAGGGCGCACTCAACACGATGACGCTGTCGCTGTCGCGTGCGCTGGCGCCCCTGATCCGCGTCAATACGGTTTGCCCCGGTTATATCGACACGCCCTGGTTCACCAAGGGCCGCGGCGAGGAACAGGCAAAGCAGGTGCGCGACAGCGTGGTGGCAAAGGTGCCGCTGAAGGTCGCCTCTTCAGCCGAGGACATCGCGCGGCTCGTCTGCTTCCTGGCGATGCCTGCGTCCAGCAACATGACCGGCGAGGTCGTGCGCATGGATGCGGGGATGCATTTGATTACGTAG
- a CDS encoding GlsB/YeaQ/YmgE family stress response membrane protein has protein sequence MSMGGLLWIIVVGFVAGLIARFLAPGPNNPSGFILTTILGIVGAFLATFVGQAIGHYSPDQGAGFIMATIGAVVVLFIWHRLVASGVIKG, from the coding sequence ATGAGCATGGGCGGCCTGTTGTGGATCATCGTGGTCGGCTTCGTCGCCGGCCTCATCGCGCGCTTTCTGGCGCCGGGACCGAACAACCCGAGCGGCTTCATCCTCACCACCATCCTCGGCATAGTCGGTGCGTTTCTGGCGACCTTCGTCGGCCAGGCCATCGGCCATTACAGTCCGGATCAGGGCGCGGGATTCATCATGGCCACGATCGGCGCCGTGGTGGTGCTGTTCATCTGGCACCGACTGGTCGCGAGCGGCGTGATCAAGGGGTGA
- a CDS encoding YidB family protein: MGLLDVLNGMQNGPRGPSTPSSQQSSGGMSPMTMAILGLLAWKAFKHLTAGQPGAAPQSAPAPVPPPVNTGTGGGDLGDVLKGGLGGLLAGGAAGSVLSGGLGDLLNQLQQGGHGDTANTWVGKGENKAISPGDLANALGADQINSLSAQSGLSRDELLSGLSQYLPQVVDHLTPDGRLPSENELAGRI; encoded by the coding sequence ATGGGTCTACTCGACGTCCTCAACGGCATGCAGAACGGGCCCCGCGGCCCGAGCACCCCGAGCTCACAGCAATCTTCCGGTGGCATGTCGCCGATGACCATGGCGATCCTCGGCCTGCTCGCCTGGAAGGCATTCAAGCATCTGACGGCTGGCCAGCCGGGCGCCGCGCCGCAGTCGGCGCCGGCACCTGTGCCGCCGCCGGTGAACACCGGCACGGGCGGTGGCGACCTCGGTGATGTCCTCAAGGGGGGCCTCGGCGGCCTGCTCGCCGGCGGCGCAGCCGGCTCCGTGCTCAGCGGCGGCCTCGGCGATCTCCTCAACCAGCTCCAGCAGGGCGGCCACGGCGACACCGCGAACACCTGGGTCGGCAAGGGCGAGAACAAGGCCATCAGCCCCGGCGATCTCGCCAATGCGCTCGGCGCCGACCAGATCAACAGTCTGTCCGCGCAGAGCGGGCTATCGCGCGACGAACTGCTGTCCGGCCTCAGCCAGTACCTGCCGCAGGTGGTCGATCATCTGACGCCGGACGGACGGCTGCCGAGCGAAAACGAGCTCGCGGGACGAATTTAA
- a CDS encoding 2-dehydropantoate 2-reductase, whose translation MLTDRPIVVAGAGAIGCFVGGMLAADDRRVALLVRSRVKTEIERFGLRLTDFDGSEKKLGAGQLALSEDPAIFHSAGIVLVTVKSADTADVADQIARHAPRDAVIVSLQNGVGNVAVLQERLGGRRVLAGMVPFNVVAMGEGHFHRSTSGDITVGEDVDNTAAALSVSGLAMRASRDITGVQWGKLIINLNNALSALSNMPLAAQLANRDWRKLFADQMAEGLATLKAAGIKPASATPIPPNWTPTLLRLPDVIFSAILGRTMKIDPEARSSMWQDLKQGRKTEIDYLQGAVIALAEQNKVDVPLMRRIVALVKQAETAGKGPPGLSPQQIRGMV comes from the coding sequence GTGCTGACGGATCGACCGATCGTGGTGGCCGGCGCGGGCGCCATCGGGTGTTTTGTCGGCGGCATGCTGGCGGCTGACGATCGTCGAGTCGCGCTCCTGGTCCGGTCGCGCGTGAAGACCGAAATCGAGCGGTTCGGCCTGCGGCTGACGGATTTCGACGGCTCCGAGAAGAAGCTGGGTGCGGGCCAGCTGGCGTTGTCGGAGGATCCCGCGATCTTTCACAGTGCTGGCATCGTGCTGGTCACGGTCAAGAGTGCCGATACGGCCGATGTCGCGGATCAGATCGCGCGGCACGCGCCCCGGGATGCCGTGATCGTGTCGTTGCAGAACGGCGTCGGCAATGTCGCGGTGCTGCAGGAGCGGCTCGGCGGCCGGCGCGTGCTCGCCGGCATGGTGCCGTTCAATGTGGTCGCAATGGGCGAGGGACACTTCCACCGCTCGACCTCGGGCGACATCACCGTCGGCGAAGATGTGGACAATACGGCTGCGGCATTGTCGGTGTCTGGTCTCGCGATGCGCGCGAGTCGCGACATCACCGGCGTGCAATGGGGCAAGCTGATCATCAATCTGAACAATGCGCTCAGCGCCTTGTCGAACATGCCGCTCGCCGCGCAATTGGCGAACCGTGACTGGCGAAAACTGTTTGCTGACCAGATGGCCGAGGGTCTCGCTACGTTGAAAGCCGCCGGAATCAAGCCGGCCTCGGCGACGCCGATCCCGCCGAACTGGACGCCGACCCTGTTGAGACTGCCCGACGTGATCTTCAGCGCGATTCTGGGGCGCACGATGAAGATCGATCCGGAGGCACGCTCCTCGATGTGGCAGGATCTGAAGCAGGGCCGCAAGACCGAGATAGACTATCTCCAGGGCGCGGTCATTGCGCTCGCCGAGCAGAACAAGGTCGATGTGCCGCTGATGCGCCGCATTGTTGCGCTGGTCAAGCAGGCAGAGACGGCCGGCAAGGGCCCTCCGGGACTTTCGCCGCAGCAGATCCGCGGTATGGTTTGA
- a CDS encoding alpha/beta hydrolase yields the protein MRALSCMAAVALMLVCGCALAAEDEAPNHKPVKVVADARLSVGGKGLLLLYLSNDWSMPLPAISRAVIVLHGRLRNADEYYISAHTAQVAAGDDGKSALMIVPQFLAEVDIDAHKLPADTLRWSLVGWEGGEAALAPNPVSSFEALDAILARLSDRRIFPNLKQVVIAGHSGGGQVTQRYAIAGKGEAALSRQHIEVRYVVANSSSYAYFSGERPVPAIAASCQGYNVWKYGMDGRPSYLADATPAALERRYVERDVIYLLGTLDTKPAADKSCMGEAQGPNRYVRGHAYADAMAKRSHGAPNHRVWDVAGIGHDVDKMLTSKCGLAALFDSPGCGAER from the coding sequence ATGAGGGCGCTAAGCTGTATGGCCGCAGTCGCTTTGATGTTGGTTTGCGGCTGCGCGCTTGCCGCCGAGGACGAGGCCCCCAACCATAAGCCGGTGAAGGTCGTGGCCGATGCGCGGCTGTCGGTCGGCGGTAAGGGACTATTGCTGCTCTATCTCTCCAACGACTGGTCGATGCCGCTGCCTGCGATCTCGCGCGCCGTCATCGTGCTGCACGGCCGCTTGCGCAATGCCGACGAATATTACATCTCGGCCCACACCGCGCAGGTTGCCGCCGGCGACGACGGCAAGAGCGCGCTCATGATCGTGCCGCAGTTCCTGGCGGAGGTCGATATCGATGCACACAAGCTGCCCGCCGACACGCTGCGCTGGTCGCTGGTGGGATGGGAAGGCGGCGAGGCCGCGCTTGCGCCCAATCCGGTCTCCTCCTTCGAGGCGCTCGACGCGATCCTGGCAAGGCTTTCCGACCGGCGCATCTTTCCGAACCTGAAGCAGGTCGTTATCGCCGGTCACTCCGGCGGCGGCCAAGTCACGCAGCGTTACGCCATCGCCGGCAAGGGCGAGGCGGCGCTGTCGCGTCAACACATCGAGGTTCGTTATGTCGTCGCCAATTCGTCGTCTTATGCATATTTCAGCGGTGAGCGGCCGGTGCCGGCGATCGCCGCGTCCTGCCAAGGCTACAACGTCTGGAAATACGGCATGGACGGACGGCCGTCCTACCTTGCGGACGCGACGCCGGCCGCGCTGGAGCGGCGCTATGTCGAGCGCGACGTGATCTATCTACTCGGCACGCTCGACACCAAGCCCGCAGCGGACAAGAGCTGCATGGGCGAAGCACAGGGTCCAAATCGCTACGTCCGTGGCCACGCCTATGCCGACGCGATGGCGAAGCGCAGTCACGGCGCGCCCAATCACAGGGTGTGGGACGTCGCCGGCATCGGGCATGACGTCGACAAGATGCTGACGTCAAAATGCGGCCTCGCGGCGCTGTTCGACAGTCCGGGATGCGGAGCGGAGCGCTGA
- a CDS encoding AMP-binding protein, with protein sequence MLLPLSDVPRWYAQRKPEGTIAVQHGQDKLIWDALERGANRRARAFAAKGVKPGDFVAIGLPNGNAFFETTFAVWKCGATPTSLSWRLPRGEAAAVLEILKPALVVGGEADWNAQNRLPADFVPEGFSDEQLDPPVARYWKAMTSGGSTGRPKVILDHNPAVIDTAAPLPLNMPIGASLLNPGPLYHNAPFIVSHYALFGGGKLTGLVKFDAEQTLRQIERERVQWVNFVPTMMHRIWALPDDVRNGYDVSSLQTVFHMAAPMPPWLKENWIAWLGPDRIWELYGGTERQGACIISGTEWLTHKGSVGKIGETAKLRIIGEDGNDVAPGETGEIYFLNNDGKDATYHYLGAEPKRRADGWESLGDIGRLDAEGYLYLGDRLADMVLRGGANIYPAEVEAAVSACPGVRSCVVVGLPDPELGQRVHAIIEPEANADGQAIADGMADFLKDRLSRYKHPESFEFVGASPRDDSGKVRRTLLRDERAAWMKDGRAFRIVPAKARVHAE encoded by the coding sequence ATGCTGCTGCCCCTGTCCGATGTGCCGCGCTGGTACGCTCAACGCAAACCCGAAGGCACGATCGCCGTCCAGCATGGGCAGGACAAGCTGATATGGGACGCGCTCGAGCGCGGTGCCAACCGGCGCGCGCGGGCGTTTGCGGCCAAGGGCGTCAAGCCCGGCGATTTCGTCGCGATCGGATTGCCCAACGGCAATGCGTTTTTCGAGACAACCTTTGCGGTGTGGAAATGCGGCGCGACGCCGACCTCGCTGTCATGGCGGCTGCCGCGCGGCGAAGCCGCAGCCGTGCTCGAGATATTGAAGCCCGCGCTTGTGGTCGGTGGCGAGGCAGACTGGAATGCGCAGAACCGCCTGCCGGCGGATTTCGTGCCGGAAGGTTTTTCCGATGAGCAACTCGACCCGCCGGTCGCGCGCTACTGGAAGGCCATGACATCGGGCGGGTCGACCGGCCGTCCGAAGGTGATCCTCGATCACAACCCCGCGGTCATCGATACGGCCGCACCGTTGCCGCTCAACATGCCCATCGGCGCCTCGCTGCTGAATCCGGGCCCGCTCTACCACAATGCGCCGTTCATCGTGTCGCACTATGCGCTGTTCGGCGGCGGCAAGCTCACGGGGCTGGTCAAGTTCGACGCCGAGCAGACGCTGCGGCAGATCGAGCGCGAGCGCGTGCAGTGGGTCAATTTCGTGCCGACCATGATGCACCGGATATGGGCGCTGCCCGACGACGTTCGCAATGGCTACGACGTCTCGAGCCTGCAAACCGTGTTCCACATGGCGGCGCCCATGCCACCCTGGCTGAAGGAGAACTGGATCGCCTGGCTCGGGCCTGACAGGATCTGGGAGCTCTACGGCGGCACTGAGCGGCAGGGCGCCTGCATCATATCAGGCACGGAATGGCTGACGCACAAGGGCTCCGTCGGCAAGATCGGCGAGACGGCGAAACTTCGCATCATCGGCGAGGACGGCAACGACGTCGCGCCCGGCGAAACCGGCGAGATCTACTTCCTCAACAATGACGGCAAGGACGCAACCTATCATTATCTCGGCGCCGAGCCGAAGCGTCGCGCCGATGGCTGGGAATCACTCGGCGATATCGGCAGGCTCGATGCCGAAGGCTACCTTTATCTCGGCGACCGTCTCGCCGACATGGTGCTGCGCGGCGGCGCCAACATCTATCCGGCCGAGGTCGAAGCTGCCGTCTCTGCGTGCCCCGGCGTGCGCTCCTGCGTGGTGGTGGGCCTGCCAGATCCGGAGCTCGGCCAGCGCGTGCACGCCATCATCGAGCCGGAGGCGAACGCGGATGGTCAGGCCATCGCGGACGGCATGGCGGACTTCCTGAAGGACAGGCTCAGCCGCTACAAGCATCCGGAGAGTTTCGAGTTCGTCGGCGCATCGCCGCGCGACGATTCCGGAAAGGTTCGCCGCACGCTGTTGCGCGACGAGCGCGCGGCATGGATGAAGGACGGACGCGCGTTTCGCATCGTGCCGGCGAAAGCGCGGGTGCACGCCGAATAA
- a CDS encoding RraA family protein produces MTISIAANSVSKPPAGIIEGFRNAPTSIISDNLGRLPGAVGLKPYHRSGRLIGAAFTVRTRPGDNLAIHRALELVGPGDVIVVDGGGDETRALVGEIMKNIAQWRKAEGYVIDGAIRDVAAFAGDDFPCFARAVIHRGPYKNGPGEINVPVSVGGSVISPGDIVVGDEDGVVSFPAAGAAALLEAVRVQIKREEDTLKAIREGRYQGAYGKS; encoded by the coding sequence ATGACGATTTCCATCGCAGCGAACAGCGTGTCGAAACCGCCGGCCGGTATCATCGAGGGCTTTCGGAATGCGCCGACCTCGATCATTTCTGACAATCTTGGCCGTCTGCCGGGCGCGGTCGGGCTGAAGCCCTATCACCGCAGCGGCAGGTTGATCGGCGCAGCCTTCACGGTACGCACCCGGCCCGGCGACAATCTCGCCATCCACCGTGCGCTCGAACTGGTCGGTCCCGGCGACGTCATCGTGGTCGATGGTGGCGGCGACGAGACCCGCGCGCTGGTCGGCGAGATCATGAAAAATATCGCGCAATGGCGCAAAGCAGAGGGCTACGTCATCGACGGCGCAATTCGCGATGTCGCCGCCTTTGCCGGCGACGACTTCCCCTGCTTCGCCCGCGCGGTGATCCATCGCGGCCCCTACAAGAATGGCCCCGGCGAGATCAACGTGCCCGTTTCGGTCGGCGGCAGCGTGATCTCGCCCGGCGACATCGTGGTCGGGGACGAGGACGGCGTGGTGTCGTTTCCCGCCGCCGGTGCCGCGGCCCTGCTGGAGGCGGTGCGCGTCCAGATCAAGCGGGAGGAGGACACACTGAAGGCGATCCGCGAGGGCCGCTACCAGGGGGCTTACGGGAAGTCCTGA
- a CDS encoding amidohydrolase/deacetylase family metallohydrolase, whose amino-acid sequence MPFDLILRGGRVVDPSQKLDAVADVAFSGGKVAAVGNGLKADPGTEVRDVSQFIVTPGLIDLHTHVYWGGTSLGIDAEEFCRASGVTTSVDTGSAGPGNFAGFRKHVIEPSQVRILAYLHVSHAGIFGFSHRIMVGESEELRLMNPIEAAKVADANRDVVVGIKVRVGLHSSGTSGAVPLDIALQVADEVGMPLMAHIDHPPPTYEEVLARLRPGDVLTHAFRPFPNSPATAQGTVKKAVLDARERGVLFDIGHGKGSFAFKTARAMLANGFYPDTISSDIHQLCIDGPAFDQVTTMSKFLCMGMSLSDVVAASTENAAMALRRPELGSLKPGSVGDATLISVKQGQFDYEDVVGEHLIGDKKIVSEGVVIGGRWWYPN is encoded by the coding sequence ATGCCTTTCGACTTGATCCTTCGCGGCGGACGGGTCGTTGACCCCTCGCAGAAGCTCGACGCCGTGGCCGATGTCGCATTTTCTGGTGGCAAGGTCGCAGCCGTCGGCAACGGGCTCAAGGCGGATCCCGGCACCGAGGTTCGTGACGTCTCGCAGTTCATAGTCACTCCGGGTCTGATCGATCTCCACACCCATGTTTATTGGGGGGGCACTTCGCTCGGCATCGATGCCGAGGAATTCTGCCGCGCCTCCGGCGTCACCACCTCGGTCGATACCGGCAGTGCCGGCCCCGGGAATTTCGCCGGCTTCCGCAAGCACGTCATCGAGCCGAGCCAGGTCCGCATTCTCGCTTACCTGCATGTCTCTCATGCCGGCATCTTCGGCTTCTCGCACCGGATCATGGTCGGCGAGAGCGAGGAACTACGGCTGATGAATCCGATCGAGGCCGCCAAGGTCGCCGACGCCAACCGCGACGTCGTCGTCGGCATCAAGGTGCGGGTCGGGCTGCACTCATCGGGCACCTCGGGTGCGGTGCCGCTCGATATCGCGCTCCAGGTCGCCGACGAGGTCGGCATGCCGCTGATGGCACATATCGACCATCCGCCGCCGACCTATGAAGAGGTGCTCGCCCGCCTGCGCCCTGGCGACGTGCTGACCCATGCGTTCCGCCCTTTCCCGAATTCGCCGGCAACCGCGCAGGGCACCGTGAAGAAGGCGGTACTGGATGCGCGTGAGCGCGGCGTGCTGTTCGACATCGGCCACGGCAAGGGCTCGTTCGCGTTCAAGACCGCGCGTGCCATGCTCGCCAACGGCTTCTATCCGGATACCATCTCATCCGACATCCACCAGCTCTGCATCGACGGCCCGGCCTTCGACCAGGTGACGACGATGTCGAAATTCCTCTGCATGGGCATGTCGCTGTCGGATGTGGTTGCCGCGTCGACGGAGAACGCCGCGATGGCGTTGCGGCGCCCCGAGCTCGGCAGCCTCAAGCCCGGCAGCGTCGGCGATGCCACGCTGATCTCGGTGAAGCAAGGCCAGTTCGACTATGAGGACGTCGTTGGCGAGCATCTCATCGGCGACAAGAAGATCGTCTCCGAAGGCGTCGTCATCGGCGGCCGCTGGTGGTATCCGAATTGA
- a CDS encoding acyl-CoA dehydrogenase family protein has product MSYRSSWMTEELDVFRDQFRKYLAKDLAPHAEKWREQKMVDRFAWRGLGEMGALLASVPEEYGGLGATFAYDAAVLDDLESTVPELTTGVSVHGAIVAHYILNYGSEEQKKRWLPKMASGEMVGAIAMTEPGTGSDLQAVKTTARKQGNSYVINGQKTFITNGQAADLVVVVARTGEAGAKGISLIVVETAGADGYKRGRNLDKIGLHASDTSELFFDNVTVPPENLLGNEEGQGFVQLMQQLPQERLALAVGAVASMERAVKLTTEYTKERKAFGKPLMDFQNTAFTLAERKTEAMIARVFVDWCIERLVAKDLDTVTASMAKYWCSDKQVQTADECLQLFGGYGYMQEYPISRIFIDSRIQKIYGGTNEIMKLLIARSL; this is encoded by the coding sequence ATGTCCTACCGCTCCTCCTGGATGACCGAAGAGCTCGACGTCTTCCGCGACCAGTTCCGGAAATATCTCGCCAAGGACCTGGCACCGCATGCCGAGAAATGGCGCGAGCAGAAGATGGTCGACCGCTTCGCCTGGCGCGGGCTCGGCGAAATGGGCGCGCTGCTGGCGAGCGTGCCGGAGGAATATGGCGGGCTGGGCGCGACCTTCGCTTATGACGCGGCGGTGCTGGACGATCTCGAAAGCACCGTGCCGGAGTTGACGACAGGCGTCTCCGTGCACGGCGCCATCGTCGCGCACTACATCCTCAATTACGGCTCGGAGGAGCAGAAGAAGCGCTGGCTGCCGAAGATGGCCTCGGGCGAGATGGTCGGCGCCATCGCCATGACCGAGCCCGGCACCGGCTCGGACCTGCAAGCCGTCAAGACCACCGCAAGGAAGCAGGGCAATTCCTACGTCATCAACGGCCAGAAGACGTTCATCACCAACGGCCAGGCAGCCGACCTCGTCGTCGTGGTCGCCCGCACCGGCGAGGCCGGCGCCAAGGGTATCTCGCTGATCGTGGTCGAGACCGCAGGCGCCGACGGCTACAAGCGCGGCCGCAACCTCGACAAGATCGGCCTGCACGCCTCCGACACGTCTGAACTGTTCTTCGACAATGTCACCGTGCCGCCGGAGAACCTGCTCGGCAACGAGGAAGGCCAGGGTTTTGTCCAACTGATGCAGCAGCTGCCGCAGGAGCGCCTCGCGCTAGCGGTCGGCGCCGTCGCCTCGATGGAGCGCGCGGTCAAGCTCACCACCGAATACACCAAGGAGCGGAAGGCGTTCGGCAAGCCGCTGATGGATTTCCAGAACACCGCCTTCACGCTCGCCGAGCGCAAGACCGAGGCCATGATCGCGCGCGTCTTCGTCGACTGGTGCATCGAGCGCCTGGTGGCGAAAGACCTCGACACCGTCACAGCGTCGATGGCGAAATACTGGTGCTCGGACAAGCAGGTGCAAACCGCCGACGAATGCCTCCAGCTGTTCGGCGGCTATGGCTACATGCAGGAATATCCGATCTCGCGCATCTTCATCGATTCCCGCATCCAGAAGATCTATGGCGGCACCAACGAGATCATGAAGCTGTTGATCGCGAGATCCCTGTAG
- a CDS encoding alpha/beta family hydrolase: MAVKTQELKLDIERIGAVSAILMQPDHVRACYVLAHGAGAGMRHASMEKIAEGLGERGIATFRFNFPYMENKQGRPDQPAVAHAAIRAAVEEAARLCPELKLVAGGKSFGGRMTSQAQSKAALPGIKGLAFLAFPLHADKKPSTERAEHLGGVTIPMLFLQGTRDGLADLGLLKPVVAALGTKATLHEIEGGDHSFAVLKKSGRTNDEALAEVLDTLAAWMDGLA; encoded by the coding sequence GTGGCTGTCAAAACGCAAGAGCTCAAGCTCGACATCGAACGCATCGGCGCAGTCTCCGCGATCCTGATGCAGCCGGACCATGTGCGCGCCTGCTACGTTCTGGCGCATGGCGCGGGTGCTGGGATGCGGCATGCCTCGATGGAGAAGATTGCGGAGGGACTCGGCGAACGCGGCATCGCGACGTTCCGGTTCAATTTTCCCTACATGGAAAACAAGCAGGGCCGTCCCGATCAGCCGGCCGTTGCGCATGCCGCCATTCGTGCGGCGGTCGAGGAGGCGGCGCGGCTGTGCCCGGAATTGAAGCTTGTCGCCGGCGGAAAGTCGTTCGGCGGACGCATGACATCGCAGGCTCAGTCGAAGGCTGCGTTGCCCGGCATCAAAGGCCTCGCCTTCCTCGCCTTTCCCCTGCATGCCGACAAGAAGCCGTCGACCGAGCGCGCGGAGCACCTTGGTGGCGTCACCATTCCCATGTTGTTTCTCCAGGGAACGCGAGACGGGCTTGCTGATCTCGGCCTTCTCAAGCCGGTCGTCGCGGCGCTCGGGACCAAGGCGACGCTGCATGAAATCGAAGGCGGCGACCACTCCTTCGCCGTGCTGAAGAAGTCCGGCCGTACCAACGACGAGGCGCTCGCGGAGGTGCTCGATACACTCGCGGCCTGGATGGACGGGCTCGCCTGA
- a CDS encoding ketopantoate reductase family protein, with protein MRICIFGAGAVGSHIAVRLARAGHEVSCVMRGAHLEAVRANGLKLRVGDSEVSAKVNASGDPAQLGPQDVVISTLKATALTGLVSSIKPLLQDDTAIVFAQNGIPWWYGIGLPPRHPTPPDISFLDPGGRLRACIPKERIIGGVIFSSNEVTAPGVVQNLTPDRNRLLIGECDDRNCERITKLRGAFNDARLESPPVAEIREAIWSKLLTNMSLSVLCLLTGQTARGVRDDPAFAEVIPRMLNEANDIAQHFIPEVKRVTRSGPAPNHKPSLLQDYELGRAMEIDVLVKAPAAFARAAGLSTPTLDLIAALAIQKARDKGLYSA; from the coding sequence ATGCGCATCTGCATTTTCGGCGCGGGCGCCGTCGGCAGCCACATTGCGGTACGGCTGGCGCGCGCCGGTCATGAGGTCTCATGCGTAATGCGGGGGGCGCATCTGGAAGCGGTCCGCGCCAATGGCCTCAAGCTGCGCGTCGGCGATTCCGAGGTCTCGGCCAAGGTGAATGCCTCGGGCGATCCGGCCCAGCTCGGTCCGCAGGACGTGGTGATCTCGACGCTGAAGGCGACCGCGCTGACCGGCCTGGTCTCCAGCATCAAGCCACTGCTCCAGGACGACACCGCGATCGTGTTCGCCCAGAACGGCATTCCCTGGTGGTACGGGATCGGCCTGCCGCCGCGGCATCCCACGCCGCCTGATATTTCCTTCCTCGATCCGGGCGGACGGTTGCGAGCCTGCATTCCGAAGGAGCGAATCATCGGCGGCGTCATCTTCTCCTCCAACGAGGTGACCGCGCCCGGCGTGGTGCAGAACCTCACCCCTGACCGCAACCGCCTCCTGATCGGCGAATGCGACGACCGGAATTGCGAGCGCATCACAAAACTTCGCGGAGCCTTCAACGACGCACGGCTGGAGTCGCCGCCGGTGGCCGAGATCCGCGAGGCGATCTGGTCAAAGCTGCTGACCAACATGTCGCTGTCGGTGCTGTGCCTGCTGACCGGCCAGACTGCGCGGGGCGTACGCGACGATCCTGCTTTCGCCGAGGTCATCCCGCGCATGTTGAACGAGGCGAACGACATCGCGCAGCACTTCATCCCCGAGGTCAAGCGCGTGACGCGCAGCGGGCCCGCCCCCAACCACAAGCCCTCACTGCTGCAGGACTACGAGCTCGGCCGCGCCATGGAGATCGACGTGCTGGTGAAGGCGCCCGCCGCATTCGCGCGCGCCGCCGGCCTGTCGACGCCGACGCTCGACCTGATCGCCGCGCTCGCGATCCAGAAGGCGCGCGACAAGGGGCTCTACTCGGCCTGA
- a CDS encoding enoyl-CoA hydratase-related protein codes for MTASPVLWSLDERGVATVTLNRPEVNNAYDGALIAGVLAAMDDLGKKPNLRVVVLKGNGKHFQAGADLKWINGVRPQSPDANEAASRATFEAVQRLNTLPIPTVALVQGGCFGGGTGVISACDVVIAADNALFSITEVRWGLTAAIIIPQLCDAIGVRQVRRYALTGERFGAEDARRIGLVHEVVPLADLEAAGAKVVEQLLANGPEAIAETKRLALESSFGGMAVDDAAYARLVQLHSLKRQSAETAEGLASFAEKRAAKWGGGKG; via the coding sequence ATGACTGCCAGCCCTGTCCTGTGGAGCCTCGATGAACGCGGGGTTGCGACCGTCACGTTGAACCGGCCGGAGGTAAACAACGCCTACGACGGCGCGCTGATCGCGGGCGTGCTGGCGGCCATGGACGATCTCGGCAAGAAGCCCAACCTTCGCGTGGTCGTGCTCAAGGGCAACGGCAAGCATTTCCAGGCGGGCGCCGATCTCAAATGGATCAACGGCGTGAGGCCGCAATCGCCCGACGCCAACGAGGCGGCGTCGCGGGCGACGTTCGAGGCCGTGCAGCGCCTCAACACCTTGCCGATCCCCACCGTGGCCCTTGTGCAGGGCGGCTGCTTCGGTGGCGGCACCGGTGTGATTTCGGCTTGCGACGTCGTGATCGCCGCGGATAACGCCCTGTTCTCCATCACCGAGGTGCGCTGGGGCCTGACGGCGGCGATCATCATCCCGCAGCTCTGCGATGCCATTGGTGTACGGCAGGTCCGCCGTTATGCGCTGACCGGCGAACGCTTCGGCGCCGAAGACGCCCGCCGCATCGGCCTCGTCCACGAGGTGGTGCCGCTGGCCGATCTCGAAGCCGCCGGCGCCAAGGTGGTCGAGCAGCTCCTCGCCAACGGACCCGAGGCGATCGCCGAGACTAAGCGCCTCGCACTGGAAAGCTCGTTCGGTGGAATGGCGGTGGACGATGCGGCGTATGCGCGGCTCGTCCAGTTGCATTCACTCAAGCGCCAGAGCGCGGAAACGGCCGAGGGGCTGGCCTCCTTCGCCGAGAAGCGCGCGGCGAAGTGGGGTGGCGGAAAGGGTTGA